From one Helicobacter sp. MIT 21-1697 genomic stretch:
- a CDS encoding TfoX/Sxy family protein, producing the protein MSHLFKNIGKEIAKKLESVGICSSEDLKSLGAEEAFVRLKESYPKCCLVHLYTLEGAITDQDYNNLPPSRKKELKEFSDFLKPLGQKTLNVHSAAKVRPKF; encoded by the coding sequence ATCTCTCACCTCTTTAAAAACATTGGCAAAGAAATCGCCAAGAAGCTAGAATCTGTGGGGATTTGCTCATCAGAGGATTTAAAAAGTCTTGGCGCAGAGGAAGCCTTTGTGAGACTTAAAGAATCTTATCCCAAATGTTGCCTTGTGCATTTATACACACTAGAGGGCGCAATCACAGACCAAGACTACAACAATCTCCCACCCTCTCGCAAAAAGGAGTTAAAAGAGTTTAGCGACTTCCTCAAACCTTTAGGACAAAAAACCTTGAACGTGCATTCAGCAGCCAAAGTCCGCCCGAAATTTTAA
- a CDS encoding type II toxin-antitoxin system RelB/DinJ family antitoxin, with protein sequence MQNQMINVTFRMDKKDKQEFEAVIHALGLNLSSAFNIFAKAVVRESGIPFDLKAEIPNEQTAQAMKNVINGENIVEYTLEELIEIAKQARLENVES encoded by the coding sequence ATGCAAAACCAAATGATTAATGTAACCTTTAGAATGGACAAAAAAGACAAGCAAGAGTTTGAGGCTGTAATCCACGCTTTGGGCTTAAATCTAAGCTCGGCTTTTAATATCTTTGCTAAAGCAGTGGTGCGCGAGAGTGGAATCCCTTTTGATTTAAAAGCGGAGATTCCTAATGAGCAAACAGCTCAAGCGATGAAGAATGTTATTAATGGCGAGAATATCGTAGAATACACTTTAGAGGAACTCATAGAAATTGCAAAACAAGCAAGGCTAGAAAATGTTGAATCTTAA
- a CDS encoding HNH endonuclease family protein: protein MKITECRIKVRDLVAGYSRDEESGEVVAYGDCKSEDSKARLNIRPKYQREFVYKDKQRNAVIETIFKGFPLNTMYWVRNTESNAEYEYEVLDGQQRTISICEYYKGDFSLKEQYFHTLPEDRKETFLNYGLMIYVCEGEESEKLEWFRVINIAGERLTEQELRNAIYASVWLSDAKRRFSKTNSLAEQKGGKYLNGSSIRQEFLESALAWIVGKREDKAICEYMAKSAKDCKNADELWGYFCAVIDWVEMKFPTYRKEMKGIEWGLLYNEYKDKPLDKEELEKRVADLMADDEVQKKSGIYAYVLSGEEKHLNLRAFEKGIIRAVYEAQGGICPHCKETFAIEEMEADHIKPWSKGGKSVKENCQMLCRECNRRKSDK, encoded by the coding sequence ATGAAAATCACAGAGTGCAGAATCAAAGTTAGGGACTTAGTAGCAGGATACAGCAGAGATGAGGAGAGTGGAGAAGTTGTAGCTTATGGGGATTGCAAAAGTGAAGATTCTAAAGCAAGACTCAATATCCGCCCTAAATACCAAAGGGAGTTTGTGTATAAAGACAAGCAAAGAAATGCGGTGATTGAGACGATTTTCAAAGGATTTCCTTTAAATACAATGTATTGGGTGAGAAACACCGAATCTAATGCCGAGTATGAATATGAAGTGCTAGATGGGCAGCAAAGAACCATTAGCATTTGTGAGTATTATAAGGGTGATTTTTCGCTTAAAGAGCAGTATTTTCATACTTTGCCAGAGGACAGAAAAGAAACGTTTTTAAACTATGGGTTGATGATTTATGTATGCGAGGGAGAGGAAAGTGAGAAGCTAGAGTGGTTTAGGGTGATTAATATCGCAGGAGAGAGGCTCACAGAGCAAGAATTGCGTAATGCGATTTATGCGAGTGTGTGGCTAAGTGATGCCAAAAGGAGATTTAGCAAAACAAACTCTCTAGCGGAACAAAAGGGTGGAAAATACCTTAATGGCTCAAGTATAAGGCAGGAGTTTTTAGAATCTGCTCTTGCGTGGATAGTGGGCAAAAGGGAGGATAAGGCGATTTGTGAATATATGGCAAAGAGTGCGAAAGATTGCAAAAATGCTGATGAGCTATGGGGCTATTTTTGCGCAGTCATTGATTGGGTGGAGATGAAATTCCCAACATACCGCAAGGAGATGAAAGGTATAGAATGGGGGCTTTTGTATAATGAGTATAAAGATAAGCCTTTGGATAAAGAGGAGCTAGAAAAACGCGTAGCAGATCTTATGGCTGATGATGAGGTGCAAAAAAAGAGTGGCATTTACGCGTATGTGCTAAGTGGAGAGGAAAAACACCTCAATTTAAGGGCATTTGAAAAGGGCATAATTCGGGCAGTGTATGAGGCGCAAGGGGGCATTTGTCCGCATTGCAAAGAAACTTTTGCGATAGAGGAAATGGAGGCTGATCATATCAAGCCTTGGAGCAAGGGAGGTAAAAGCGTGAAA
- a CDS encoding zinc ribbon domain-containing protein — MQNLICQSCGMPLASKEQMGLEKNGSISADYCKYCYEMGEFIHKVSLQEYIEMCSLYGAQAGMSNEQFKAHCTKLFPTLKRWQEDSKRL, encoded by the coding sequence ATGCAAAATCTAATCTGTCAAAGTTGCGGTATGCCCCTTGCTTCCAAAGAACAAATGGGCTTAGAAAAGAACGGAAGCATAAGCGCGGATTATTGCAAATATTGCTATGAAATGGGTGAGTTTATCCATAAAGTTTCACTGCAAGAGTATATAGAGATGTGTTCGCTCTATGGCGCACAAGCGGGAATGAGCAATGAGCAATTCAAAGCGCACTGCACGAAATTATTTCCGACACTAAAAAGGTGGCAAGAAGATTCTAAAAGGCTATAA
- a CDS encoding methylated-DNA--[protein]-cysteine S-methyltransferase has translation MNYVQQYPSPLGNIIFASDENALFGLWFEGQKHFTLPKDYVQKQTPILAQTKQWLELYFSREIPPFTPPLAPLSTQSTAFRESVWAILRTIPYGRTMSYKEIAQILAHQRGIAKMSAQAVGNAVGANPIALLIPCHRVIGSDKSLTGYAGGLKRKEWLLKLERENSKIQLGIL, from the coding sequence ATGAACTATGTGCAGCAATATCCCTCACCGCTTGGCAACATCATCTTTGCAAGTGATGAAAACGCACTATTTGGCTTGTGGTTTGAGGGACAAAAGCACTTCACACTGCCAAAGGATTATGTGCAGAAGCAAACGCCGATTTTAGCCCAAACGAAGCAATGGCTAGAACTCTACTTCAGCAGGGAGATTCCGCCCTTTACTCCGCCTCTAGCTCCACTATCCACGCAAAGCACAGCCTTTAGAGAATCTGTATGGGCGATTTTGCGCACAATCCCCTATGGACGCACGATGAGCTATAAAGAGATAGCCCAAATTCTAGCGCACCAAAGAGGCATTGCCAAAATGTCTGCGCAAGCTGTGGGCAACGCAGTAGGAGCAAATCCCATTGCGCTACTTATCCCCTGCCACAGAGTGATTGGAAGTGATAAAAGCCTCACAGGCTATGCGGGAGGACTGAAACGCAAAGAGTGGTTGTTAAAGCTTGAGAGGGAAAATTCTAAAATACAACTTGGGATTCTTTGA
- a CDS encoding MFS transporter, whose translation MNFFVADVRDGLGPYLGVFLQQHDFMESQIGLISTITSLCALIFGIPLGILIDKTPHKKSLIGLCICAIVLATLANYFYPHFSFTLLAQMSVALCAVCLAPAFAALTLGIVGLADYSRQVSLNEAYKHAGTAFSALLSFGFALWYGIGSIFVITAAMGIFSLIFLSFIRKESINHKVARGQEGDTRIGLWEALSDKSVLILGGAMFCFHLSNAYMLPLLSQRAHTLGIDSSGAYAAATILIAQSTMIVISLVCMKLLSANNAPHFSKVYFVLMGSCFVALIVRGGIAAHFENLAGMIATQILDGVGAGITGVILPILVAIMLRGSGHINAALASVMTFGGIGAALSGSLGGFIAQYFGYFYAYIALACAAGVGLVLWIASFGMLKAQNNKFTH comes from the coding sequence TTGAATTTCTTTGTTGCCGATGTGCGTGATGGCTTGGGTCCTTATTTGGGTGTGTTTTTGCAGCAGCACGACTTTATGGAATCCCAAATCGGGCTAATTTCCACGATTACTTCGCTTTGTGCGCTAATTTTTGGGATACCTTTAGGGATTTTGATAGACAAGACACCGCACAAAAAGTCCCTGATTGGCTTGTGTATCTGCGCTATCGTTTTGGCGACTTTGGCAAATTATTTTTACCCCCACTTTAGCTTTACGCTTTTGGCTCAAATGAGCGTGGCTCTATGTGCAGTGTGCCTTGCTCCCGCATTTGCAGCCCTCACACTTGGTATCGTGGGACTTGCAGATTATAGCAGACAAGTAAGCCTCAATGAAGCCTATAAACACGCAGGGACAGCCTTTAGCGCATTGCTTAGCTTTGGATTTGCACTTTGGTATGGGATTGGCTCAATCTTTGTTATTACCGCTGCGATGGGTATCTTTTCGCTTATATTTCTTAGTTTTATTCGCAAAGAAAGCATTAATCACAAAGTCGCAAGGGGACAAGAGGGCGACACACGCATTGGCTTATGGGAGGCATTGAGTGATAAATCGGTGCTTATCTTAGGTGGGGCGATGTTTTGCTTTCATTTGAGCAATGCGTATATGCTACCCCTGCTTAGTCAAAGAGCGCATACGCTTGGCATTGATTCAAGCGGGGCGTATGCAGCTGCGACAATCCTCATCGCCCAAAGCACGATGATTGTCATCTCGCTTGTGTGTATGAAACTTTTAAGTGCAAATAACGCGCCGCATTTTTCTAAAGTGTATTTTGTCCTTATGGGGAGCTGCTTTGTCGCTCTTATCGTGCGTGGGGGCATAGCCGCACATTTTGAGAATCTAGCTGGAATGATAGCTACGCAGATTCTTGATGGCGTTGGAGCGGGGATTACAGGTGTGATTCTGCCCATTTTAGTTGCAATAATGCTGCGTGGAAGTGGGCATATTAACGCAGCTCTTGCAAGTGTAATGACTTTTGGCGGCATAGGAGCAGCACTAAGCGGGAGTTTGGGAGGATTTATCGCGCAATATTTTGGATATTTTTATGCCTATATCGCTCTTGCTTGTGCTGCTGGTGTGGGATTAGTGCTGTGGATTGCCTCTTTTGGAATGCTAAAGGCACAAAATAACAAATTTACCCATTAA
- a CDS encoding type II toxin-antitoxin system YafQ family toxin, whose amino-acid sequence MLNLKQEKRFVKDLQKRGLNNSELAKFARYLSLLCEGKTLPQEANDHALKGDWLGFREFHIGGDTLVIYNIHRRYALSYKAWQPLPAF is encoded by the coding sequence ATGTTGAATCTTAAGCAGGAAAAAAGATTTGTAAAAGATTTGCAAAAGCGTGGGTTAAACAATAGCGAACTTGCAAAATTTGCAAGGTATCTCTCTCTGCTTTGCGAGGGTAAAACATTACCACAAGAAGCGAACGACCACGCACTTAAAGGCGATTGGCTAGGCTTTAGAGAGTTTCATATCGGAGGCGATACACTTGTGATTTATAATATCCATAGAAGATATGCTCTATCTTACAAGGCTTGGCAGCCACTCCCAGCTTTTTAA
- a CDS encoding DMT family transporter: protein MTQKAKSSPLILGHILALGTMIVWGATFSSTKALLADFLASKILLFRFCIAFLLLLFLRPQTLVFRGLRAEGLLMLAGLSGGCLYFLLENVALYFTSASNACVLVAINPIFTGILGFFLFKKPIKWTFLLGFVIASVGIVFVVFRGDFSLTLSPLGDLLCLLAGLVWSFYTLILDKVFELFKGQSPLLITRKVFFYGILFTLPFALFGIFARGDFPLHRFVEIPNLLNLLFLGLVASALCYLSWNASMKILGIYRASAYIYSVPLFGILSAVLALGEPLDRFIVIGGILIVLGLLLSQK from the coding sequence ATGACACAAAAAGCTAAAAGTTCGCCCCTAATTCTAGGGCATATTCTCGCACTTGGCACGATGATAGTTTGGGGTGCGACTTTTAGCTCTACCAAAGCACTTTTAGCAGATTTTTTAGCAAGTAAGATTCTGCTTTTTCGCTTTTGCATTGCCTTTTTACTTTTGCTCTTTTTGCGCCCTCAAACCTTAGTATTTCGCGGATTGAGGGCAGAGGGATTGCTTATGCTTGCTGGGCTAAGTGGCGGGTGCTTGTATTTTTTGCTAGAAAATGTTGCGCTGTATTTCACAAGTGCTTCTAATGCCTGTGTACTTGTCGCGATTAATCCAATCTTTACAGGAATCTTGGGATTTTTCTTATTCAAAAAGCCCATTAAATGGACATTTTTGCTCGGATTTGTCATCGCAAGCGTGGGGATTGTGTTTGTGGTGTTTCGTGGGGATTTTTCCCTCACACTCTCTCCTTTGGGAGATTTACTCTGCCTTTTGGCTGGGCTTGTTTGGTCGTTTTATACGCTGATTTTAGACAAAGTCTTTGAACTTTTCAAAGGGCAAAGTCCGCTGCTTATCACGCGTAAAGTGTTCTTTTATGGGATTTTATTTACCTTGCCCTTTGCGCTTTTTGGCATTTTTGCGCGTGGAGATTTCCCGCTTCATCGCTTTGTGGAGATACCAAATTTGCTCAATCTCTTATTTCTAGGCTTAGTCGCTTCGGCTCTGTGTTATCTAAGCTGGAATGCGTCAATGAAGATTCTAGGTATATATCGGGCGAGTGCGTATATTTACTCTGTGCCACTTTTTGGTATTTTGAGCGCAGTTTTAGCACTTGGTGAGCCTTTGGATAGGTTTATTGTTATCGGGGGTATTTTGATTGTGCTAGGACTGCTTTTGTCGCAGAAGTGA
- a CDS encoding DUF262 domain-containing protein, giving the protein MTPNKTTIKEFFEGEKQYIIPVYQRAYSWEEEQWKDFLADLEEATKGENHYFFGNVLLEKLSGDKTNDIIDGQQRITTIIIFVRALCNVLKEKAKNERLDNEISNEDFLKYIEEDYLINRSKAKLQAVEYDRDYFKDVIINNDDKKHEPQTPSQERIKKAKVFFIKALKSKENKEILDIFQALQNAEILSIPFANKKDSVLMFELQNNRGKKLTNMEKLKSYLAYQIYTYCDKEDSEVRLKEITSIFETIYRLINDIKIADEDSILNYFNISYSKFGFNYRENDNDVNYKKQYKQDTENKSKSNGEKIAWIENYVKELKNAFINFKEFEKMESVYKDYLLMLDSYESYPFVLKAYHLFGDNKEKLEEVYKALEIMIVRHKIVKTSANLAARLDNVLKNFNNIESLVDGLKEICVGNDRNWYWGDEEIKRGLCNIYEQKKQKIRIAPYLLMRYENYLRNDDIHTKGYKFSLKEIQTPEIEHIAPQTENGEELSSGYCEYDEEFYNDYYLHCIGNLLLINKPHNISIGNKPFKDKLASYENSPLIQQREIKDFVVNKGVWDKDAINTRHEELEKFVLETWSFEKNL; this is encoded by the coding sequence ATGACGCCTAACAAAACAACAATTAAAGAATTTTTTGAGGGAGAAAAACAATACATAATCCCTGTTTATCAAAGAGCATATTCTTGGGAAGAGGAACAATGGAAAGACTTTTTAGCAGATTTAGAGGAAGCAACAAAGGGAGAAAATCATTATTTCTTTGGCAATGTTTTACTTGAAAAATTAAGTGGAGACAAAACAAACGATATTATTGATGGACAGCAACGCATTACTACAATTATTATTTTTGTAAGAGCTTTATGTAATGTTTTAAAAGAAAAAGCGAAAAATGAGCGACTAGACAATGAAATAAGCAACGAGGATTTTCTAAAATATATAGAAGAGGATTATTTGATTAATCGCTCTAAAGCCAAGCTCCAAGCGGTAGAATACGATAGAGACTATTTTAAAGATGTGATTATCAACAATGATGATAAAAAACACGAACCACAAACTCCCTCACAAGAGCGTATCAAAAAAGCAAAAGTATTTTTTATAAAAGCCTTAAAAAGCAAAGAAAACAAGGAAATTTTAGATATTTTTCAAGCTTTGCAAAATGCCGAGATTTTAAGCATACCTTTTGCTAACAAAAAAGATTCTGTTTTAATGTTTGAGTTGCAAAATAATCGTGGCAAAAAACTTACAAATATGGAAAAGCTTAAATCTTATCTTGCTTATCAAATTTATACTTATTGTGATAAGGAAGATTCAGAGGTGAGGCTTAAGGAAATAACAAGTATTTTTGAAACAATTTATCGTTTAATTAATGACATAAAAATTGCTGATGAAGATTCCATTTTAAATTATTTCAATATTTCTTATTCTAAATTTGGTTTTAATTACAGAGAAAATGACAATGATGTAAATTATAAGAAACAATACAAGCAGGACACAGAAAATAAAAGTAAAAGTAATGGTGAAAAAATTGCTTGGATTGAAAATTATGTAAAAGAGCTTAAAAATGCCTTTATCAATTTTAAAGAATTTGAAAAAATGGAAAGTGTATATAAAGATTATTTGCTAATGTTAGATTCTTATGAATCTTACCCATTTGTATTAAAAGCCTATCATTTATTCGGAGACAATAAAGAGAAATTAGAGGAAGTTTATAAAGCTTTAGAAATTATGATTGTTCGCCATAAGATTGTAAAAACAAGTGCAAATCTTGCTGCAAGACTTGATAATGTATTGAAAAATTTTAATAACATTGAAAGCCTTGTTGATGGGCTAAAAGAAATATGTGTTGGCAATGACAGAAATTGGTATTGGGGAGATGAAGAAATAAAGAGGGGTTTATGTAATATTTATGAACAGAAGAAGCAAAAAATAAGGATAGCACCTTATTTGCTTATGCGATATGAAAATTATTTAAGGAATGATGACATACACACTAAGGGCTATAAATTTTCATTAAAAGAGATACAAACTCCAGAGATAGAACATATCGCACCACAAACAGAAAATGGGGAAGAATTAAGTAGTGGATATTGTGAATATGATGAGGAATTTTACAATGATTACTATCTGCATTGCATTGGTAATTTGTTACTCATAAACAAACCACATAACATATCCATTGGCAATAAACCTTTTAAAGATAAACTTGCAAGTTATGAAAATTCCCCTTTAATACAACAAAGAGAAATAAAGGATTTTGTGGTAAATAAAGGTGTATGGGATAAAGATGCGATTAATACAAGACACGAAGAATTGGAAAAATTCGTGCTTGAAACTTGGAGTTTTGAAAAAAACCTATAA
- a CDS encoding phosphoglycerate mutase family protein produces the protein MSPLHIAYSNQQKAFEVIEESKVLECWQSIGAEINLIGSLKMGLLCKHLDIDFHIYTPTLEVARSFEAIAKLANNPKIIHIEYRNLLSEEDKCLEWHAFYQDEQVWQIDMIHIVQGSRYAGYFEKVAERILQVMSEAQKEQILKLKFETPDNLKIAGIEYYQAVLQEGITDFREFMQWRKNRPQNAIIEWIP, from the coding sequence ATGTCCCCTCTCCACATTGCTTATAGCAACCAACAAAAAGCTTTTGAAGTTATAGAGGAAAGCAAAGTTTTGGAATGTTGGCAAAGCATTGGTGCGGAAATTAACCTGATTGGCTCACTCAAAATGGGCTTGTTGTGCAAACATCTTGATATTGATTTTCATATTTACACGCCTACACTTGAAGTTGCCCGAAGCTTTGAAGCAATAGCAAAACTTGCCAACAATCCTAAAATTATCCACATAGAATACCGCAATCTTTTGAGTGAAGAGGATAAATGTTTGGAATGGCACGCATTCTACCAAGACGAGCAAGTATGGCAGATAGATATGATTCACATTGTGCAAGGCAGCAGGTATGCGGGGTATTTTGAAAAAGTGGCAGAGCGCATTCTGCAAGTGATGAGTGAAGCACAAAAGGAGCAGATTCTAAAGCTTAAGTTTGAAACGCCAGATAACCTAAAAATTGCGGGGATAGAATATTATCAAGCCGTGTTGCAAGAGGGCATTACAGACTTTAGAGAGTTTATGCAATGGCGTAAGAATCGCCCACAAAACGCTATTATAGAGTGGATTCCTTAA
- a CDS encoding HNH endonuclease, translated as MNYKDKNEVKGKTPNNTIQERCQRNPKITRIAYGVYALKSFIDDIENNKKDLQIILDSHINNQLETRNITQSQSMQNIRIGQQDFRRNLLETLKKCPITHIKDKKLLIASHIKPWVFCNNQERLNVYNGFLLSPLFDKLFDKSIGLITFTQDKEILFSSKMDKSTREYLKKINVINGQIITDLPINGREDFLNYHYKYIYQK; from the coding sequence TTGAATTATAAAGACAAAAATGAAGTTAAAGGGAAAACGCCAAATAATACTATACAAGAAAGATGTCAAAGAAATCCGAAAATTACAAGGATTGCTTATGGTGTCTATGCCCTTAAAAGTTTTATTGATGATATAGAAAATAACAAAAAAGATTTGCAAATCATTTTAGATTCCCATATTAATAATCAATTGGAAACAAGAAACATAACTCAAAGCCAAAGTATGCAAAATATAAGGATTGGACAACAAGATTTTAGAAGAAATTTGTTAGAAACACTTAAAAAATGTCCAATTACCCACATAAAAGATAAAAAACTTTTAATCGCTTCACACATTAAACCTTGGGTATTTTGCAATAATCAAGAAAGGCTTAATGTTTATAATGGATTTTTACTTTCTCCATTATTTGATAAGCTTTTTGATAAAAGTATTGGATTAATCACTTTTACACAAGACAAAGAAATTTTATTTTCAAGTAAAATGGATAAGAGCACACGAGAATATTTGAAAAAAATAAATGTTATCAACGGACAAATAATCACAGATTTACCTATTAATGGTAGAGAGGATTTCTTAAATTATCATTATAAATACATTTATCAAAAATAA
- a CDS encoding YbaK/EbsC family protein → MSLERVKAHLAQYHLEDRIMEFPVSSASVAEAASAIGCTQKEIAKTLSFMLGEKPILIVVAGDCKVNNAKFKAEFHTKAKMIPFESVEVLIGHAVGGVCPFGVNENVSVYLDSSLQNLKTLYPACGSANSAVCLSLAELELASCYEKWIDVC, encoded by the coding sequence ATGTCGCTAGAGAGGGTAAAGGCGCATTTGGCACAATATCATTTAGAGGATAGAATTATGGAGTTTCCTGTCTCATCGGCGAGTGTGGCAGAGGCGGCAAGCGCGATTGGCTGCACACAAAAAGAGATTGCAAAAACGCTTTCTTTTATGCTAGGAGAGAAACCTATACTTATCGTTGTTGCTGGAGATTGCAAAGTCAATAATGCTAAGTTTAAAGCGGAATTTCACACAAAGGCAAAGATGATTCCATTTGAAAGTGTAGAAGTATTGATTGGACACGCAGTTGGCGGGGTTTGCCCCTTTGGTGTAAATGAAAATGTGTCGGTGTATTTGGATAGTTCCTTGCAGAATCTTAAAACTCTCTATCCTGCGTGTGGGAGTGCAAATAGTGCGGTTTGCCTTAGCTTAGCAGAGCTAGAACTTGCTTCTTGCTATGAAAAATGGATAGATGTGTGCTAA
- a CDS encoding transcriptional regulator: MPTTENFKDFVLESLSSAMADTPYTFSAKKMFGEYCIYVLEREQSVPKPIFLLCDEALFVKQFEILKPLLESAPLGIPYPGAKESYILDVDSHTLLREVVLTLAPTLPPPKPKKPKKK, from the coding sequence ATGCCCACAACTGAAAACTTCAAAGACTTCGTGTTAGAATCACTTTCAAGCGCAATGGCAGACACGCCCTATACCTTTAGTGCCAAAAAGATGTTTGGTGAATACTGCATTTATGTGCTTGAGAGAGAGCAGAGTGTGCCTAAGCCGATTTTCTTACTCTGCGATGAGGCGCTTTTCGTCAAGCAATTTGAAATTTTAAAGCCCCTTTTAGAATCCGCCCCGCTTGGGATTCCTTATCCGGGCGCAAAAGAATCTTATATCCTTGATGTGGATTCTCACACTCTTTTAAGAGAAGTGGTGCTAACCTTAGCCCCCACTCTACCTCCACCAAAGCCTAAAAAACCAAAGAAAAAGTAG